A part of Anolis sagrei isolate rAnoSag1 chromosome 3, rAnoSag1.mat, whole genome shotgun sequence genomic DNA contains:
- the TNFSF10 gene encoding tumor necrosis factor ligand superfamily member 10: protein MMFSSSGGGPSAGQTCSLVLIFAVLLQSICVAITFLYFTNELQQLRATYSESNLACFSREDVLLQDMDADNIDESDPCWQVKWQLSRLIKKIVAKHRLEDAISGAASSATGHTSQVSTATEREASKNAVPRVAAHLTANQNWRHPETIQSLPLRNNLGYKINTWEASRDSSSFLYNLRLNNGELVIPQTGIYYIYSQTYFRFREPEGVEPDADPDSDSVRNPKQMVQFISKYTDYYPDPILMMKSARTSCWSKKAGYGLYSIYQGGLFQLNVNDRIFVSISNKDLVDMDKPASFFGAFLVS from the exons ATGATGTTCTCCTCGTCTGGCGGCGGGCCCAGCGCTGGGCAAACCTGCAGCCTGGTGCTGATCTTCGCGGTGCTGCTGCAGTCTATCTGCGTCGCCATCACCTTCCTCTATTTCACCAACGAGCTGCAACAG CTCCGTGCTACTTATTCTGAGAGCAACTTGGCTTGTTTTAGTCGAGAAGATGTTTTACTACAAGACATGGATGCAGATAACATCGACGAGAGTGACCCCTGCTGGCAAGTCAAGTGGCAGCTCTCACGGTTAATCAAAAAG ATTGTGGCAAAGCACCGCCTGGAAGATGCAATTTCTGGTGCAGCCTCCTCGGCAACAG GTCACACTTCTCAAGTTTCCACTGCAACTGAAAGAGAAGCTTCCAAGAATGCTGTGCCCAGAGTGGCAGCTCACCTCACTGCAAACCAAAATTGGAGGCATCCTGAAACCATACAAA GTCTTCCATTGCGAAACAACCTGGGATATAAGATAAACACATGGGAGGCCTCAAGAGACAGCAGCTCATTTCTTTACAATCTAAGGTTGAACAATGGAGAGCTGGTCATACCACAGACAGGCATCTACTATATCTACTCCCAGACTTATTTTCGGTTCCGTGAACCTGAGGGGGTGGAACCCGATGCAGATCCGGACTCTGACAGTGTTCGAAACCCTAAACAGATGGTTCAATTCATTTCAAAGTACACTGACTACTACCCAGACCCCATCCTAATGATGAAAAGTGCTCGAACGAGCTGCTGGTCCAAGAAAGCCGGATATGGACTTTATTCCATTTATCAAGGGGGGTTGTTCCAATTAAACGTGAATGACAGGATATTTGTCTCTATCAGCAATAAAGATTTAGTAGACATGGATAAACCAGCAAGTTTCTTTGGAGCCTTCTTGGTCTcttaa